A region of Marmota flaviventris isolate mMarFla1 chromosome 11, mMarFla1.hap1, whole genome shotgun sequence DNA encodes the following proteins:
- the Mrpl44 gene encoding large ribosomal subunit protein mL44: MATGLVRLFQLGPRCLLARDAPTLVLPVRGVKGFRAAFRFQKELERWRLLRCPPPPVRRSEKPNWDYHAEIQAFGHRLQETFSLDLLKTAFVNSCYIASEEAKRQNLGVEKEVALLNLKDNQELSEQGISFSQTCLTQFLEDEFPHLPTEGIRSLVNFLTGEEVVCHVAKNLAVEQLTLSAEFPVPPPVLQRTFFAVIGALLQSSGPERTALFIRDFLITQMTGKDLFDMWKIINPMGLLVEELKKRNISAPESRITRQSGSTTALPLYFIGLYCDKKLIAEGPGETILVAEEEAVRVALRKLYGFTENRRPWDYSKPKENLRAEKTSSAS, from the exons CGGTGCCTCCTGGCGCGAGACGCCCCCACGCTCGTCTTGCCGGTTCGGGGAGTAAAGGGTTTCCGCGCCGCGTTCCGCTTCCAGAAGGAGTTAGAGCGGTGGCGCCTGCTCCGCTGCCCACCGCCACCCGTCCGCCG TTCAGAGAAGCCCAATTGGGATTACCATGCTGAAATACAAGCTTTTGGACATCGATTACAGGAAACCTTTTCCTTAGATCTTCTCAAAACTGCTTTTGTTAATAGCTGCTACATTGCAAGTGAAGAGGCAAAACGGCAAAATCTTGGAGTCGAGAAAGAAGTTGCTCTTCTGAATCTCAAAGATAATCAAGAACTATCTGAACAAGGAATATCTTTTTCACAAACTTGCCTCACACAGTTTCTTGAAGATGAGTTCCCACACTTGCCCACTGAAGGCATCAGAAGTCTAGTTAACTTTCTAACTGGTGAGGAAGTTGTGTGTCACGTGGCTAAAAACTTGGCTGTCGAGCAGTTAACACTGAGTGCAGAATTTCCAGTCCCCCCACCTGTATTGCAGCGGACTTTCTTTGCAGTAATTGGAGCCCTGCTACAAAGCAGCGGACCTGAGAGGACTGCACTTTTCATCAGG GACTTCTTAATTACTCAGATGACTGGAAAAGATCTATTTGATATGTGGAAGATAATAAATCCTATGGGACTGCTGGTAGAAGAATTGAAGAAGAGAAACATTTCGGCTCCTGAATCTAGAATTACTAGGCAGTCTGGAAGCACCACAGCTCTGCCTTTGTATTTCATTGGCTTATACTG TGATAAAAAATTGATTGCAGAAGGACCTGGGGAAACCATTCTGGTTGCAGAAGAGGAAGCTGTTCGAGTGGCCCTCAGAAAACTTTATGGATTCACAGAAAACAGAAGGCCCTGGGACTACTCCAAACCCAAAGAGAACTTAAGAGCAGAGAAGACCAGCTCTGCCAGCTAG